One window of Pseudacidobacterium ailaaui genomic DNA carries:
- the uvrC gene encoding excinuclease ABC subunit UvrC codes for MDLEEKIRALPTKPGVYLYKNAEGEVIYVGKAKNLRSRVRSYLLEASQANAKTGSLMREAVDLDYILVDNEHEALALENNLIKQRKPRFNILLRDDKTYPYVKLTLADRYPKVFVTRRLRKDGSVYYGPYFPGNLAHRIVDLIHRSFLIPSCKVDLSRYHPRPCLQYYIKRCLGPCVEGLTTPESYREAVRDTQMFLEGRTAELSSSIAERMQLAAAKEQYEMAAKYRDLLRTVSELQEKQRIASAEENDADVFGYHFENGMIAVNLFHLRSGKIVDRREFFWEDLPELLDAEESGTPSTPGPGTFEAGAFFSALLKQLYIDQQYVPRSIFVPVDFADRETLAALLGQQTGHRVEIAVPVRGEKRSLVDLAGQNAKQGYDQRFRVMQPSQKAIQEALQEILVLPELPRRIECFDISHIQAAETVASMVVWEDGVMKKSDYRKFQIKTVSGVDDFASMREVIIRRYRRLAQENRPMPSLVLVDGGLGQLHAAAAALEELGLTSQPLASIAKREEIIYLYGQEDDPIVLDRRSPVLHLVQRIRDESHRFAIAYHRKRREMRDRDSELLAIPGVGARTRTRLLEHFGSLRSVQMADLAALTAVVSSKTARQIYQHFHPDPLPVLENTGRS; via the coding sequence GTGGATCTTGAGGAAAAAATCCGCGCTCTGCCGACAAAGCCGGGAGTCTACCTTTACAAAAACGCAGAGGGCGAAGTGATTTACGTGGGCAAAGCCAAGAATCTTCGCTCCCGCGTGCGCTCCTATTTGCTTGAGGCCTCTCAGGCCAATGCTAAAACCGGTTCTTTAATGCGTGAAGCCGTTGACCTTGACTACATTCTTGTAGACAACGAGCATGAAGCGCTGGCCCTTGAAAACAATCTCATCAAGCAACGCAAACCGCGCTTCAACATTCTTCTGCGCGATGACAAAACTTATCCATATGTCAAACTTACTCTGGCTGACCGCTATCCAAAAGTCTTCGTCACGCGCCGTCTCCGCAAAGACGGCAGCGTCTACTACGGCCCCTATTTTCCAGGAAATCTGGCCCACCGCATCGTAGACCTTATTCACCGCAGCTTCCTGATTCCCAGCTGTAAAGTGGACCTCTCGCGTTACCATCCCAGACCCTGCCTGCAGTACTACATCAAGCGGTGTCTAGGCCCCTGCGTAGAAGGCCTGACTACTCCCGAATCCTACCGTGAGGCAGTGCGCGACACGCAGATGTTCCTTGAAGGCCGTACGGCCGAGTTAAGCAGCTCCATTGCAGAGAGAATGCAGTTGGCCGCTGCGAAGGAACAATATGAGATGGCTGCAAAATACCGCGACCTGCTGCGTACCGTCTCTGAGCTACAGGAAAAGCAAAGGATTGCCTCAGCTGAAGAGAACGATGCGGATGTCTTCGGCTATCACTTTGAGAATGGCATGATTGCCGTCAACCTCTTCCATCTGCGCTCGGGAAAGATTGTGGACCGAAGGGAGTTCTTTTGGGAAGACCTGCCGGAATTGCTCGACGCAGAAGAAAGCGGCACACCTTCAACTCCAGGTCCTGGCACATTTGAAGCCGGAGCATTCTTTTCCGCGCTCCTCAAACAGCTATATATTGATCAGCAGTATGTTCCACGCAGCATCTTTGTACCGGTGGATTTCGCCGACCGCGAGACCCTGGCCGCGCTGCTGGGCCAGCAGACAGGTCATCGGGTAGAAATTGCTGTCCCGGTACGCGGAGAAAAACGGTCCCTGGTAGACCTTGCAGGTCAGAACGCCAAACAAGGATATGACCAGCGCTTTCGTGTCATGCAGCCCAGCCAGAAAGCGATCCAGGAGGCCCTCCAGGAGATACTCGTGCTGCCCGAACTGCCAAGGCGCATCGAGTGTTTTGATATCTCGCATATTCAAGCGGCTGAAACCGTTGCTTCCATGGTTGTTTGGGAAGACGGCGTAATGAAAAAGTCTGATTATCGCAAGTTTCAGATTAAAACCGTGTCTGGAGTAGATGATTTTGCCTCCATGCGAGAGGTCATCATACGCCGCTATCGACGCCTTGCGCAGGAAAACAGGCCCATGCCCAGCCTAGTTCTTGTCGATGGCGGTCTCGGCCAACTCCATGCAGCCGCTGCGGCGCTTGAAGAACTGGGCCTCACCAGCCAGCCTCTGGCCTCCATCGCCAAGCGCGAAGAAATCATCTACCTCTACGGACAGGAAGATGACCCCATAGTGCTGGACCGCCGCTCACCGGTACTGCATCTTGTACAGCGCATTCGCGACGAATCACACCGCTTTGCCATTGCATACCATCGCAAACGCCGCGAAATGCGCGACCGCGATTCCGAACTGCTGGCCATTCCCGGCGTTGGGGCGCGCACACGTACCCGCTTGCTTGAACACTTCGGCAGCCTGCGGAGCGTCCAGATGGCGGATCTGGCGGCCCTGACGGCGGTTGTCTCATCCAAAACGGCCCGTCAAATTTATCAACATTTTCATCCGGATCCACTTCCTGTCCTGGAAAACACAGGACGAAGTTAG